The proteins below come from a single Erythrobacter sp. SG61-1L genomic window:
- a CDS encoding DUF6489 family protein — MKVHVEIDCTPEEARRFMGLPDVEKANQAYMDAITKAMQGVSSVDQLQEYAKNLAPMGQFGLKLFQNFMESGAAFTEGAKGKGSKPGE, encoded by the coding sequence ATGAAGGTCCATGTCGAGATCGATTGTACCCCTGAAGAAGCCCGGCGCTTCATGGGGCTGCCCGACGTGGAGAAGGCCAACCAAGCCTATATGGATGCGATCACCAAGGCGATGCAGGGCGTGTCGAGCGTCGACCAGTTGCAGGAATATGCCAAGAACCTCGCCCCGATGGGCCAGTTCGGCCTGAAGCTGTTCCAGAATTTCATGGAAAGCGGTGCCGCCTTTACCGAAGGTGCGAAAGGCAAGGGCAGCAAGCCCGGCGAGTGA
- a CDS encoding dienelactone hydrolase family protein gives MPTNISVPALGSEGSIPAWCSRPETTPRAAVIVIPEIFGVNAGIVQKCDDWAALGYLAVAPDIFWRFAPGSELDPDVEDEFKQAIDNMMQYSADDGVKDIEACVKFIRNELGVEKVGAVGFCLGGRLAYMAATRTDVDASVGYYGVMIDQMLDEAHAIARPLLLHVPTADHFVSPDAQAAMHKALDPHPRVTLYDYEGLDHGFAATSGSRRNKEGAQLADARTREFLAENLA, from the coding sequence ATGCCGACCAACATCTCCGTTCCCGCCCTTGGTAGCGAAGGCTCGATCCCGGCCTGGTGTTCACGCCCGGAAACCACGCCGCGTGCGGCAGTGATCGTGATTCCAGAAATCTTCGGTGTGAATGCCGGGATCGTGCAGAAGTGCGACGACTGGGCTGCGCTGGGCTATCTCGCAGTCGCCCCTGACATCTTCTGGCGGTTCGCGCCCGGCAGCGAGCTTGATCCCGATGTGGAGGACGAGTTCAAGCAGGCGATCGACAACATGATGCAATATTCCGCCGATGACGGCGTGAAAGACATCGAAGCCTGCGTGAAATTCATCCGCAACGAACTAGGCGTGGAGAAGGTCGGCGCAGTGGGCTTCTGCCTTGGCGGCAGGCTCGCCTATATGGCTGCGACCCGCACCGATGTGGACGCCAGTGTGGGCTATTACGGGGTGATGATCGACCAGATGCTGGACGAGGCCCATGCTATTGCTCGCCCGTTGTTGCTGCATGTTCCCACGGCGGACCACTTCGTAAGCCCCGATGCACAGGCGGCGATGCACAAGGCACTCGATCCGCATCCGCGCGTGACTTTGTACGACTATGAAGGGCTGGACCACGGCTTCGCAGCCACTTCGGGCAGTCGGCGAAACAAGGAAGGCGCACAACTGGCCGATGCTCGGACGCGCGAGTTCCTTGCGGAGAATCTAGCCTGA
- a CDS encoding AAA family ATPase, with product MAARLPFRSVVTGGPGAGKSTLLDAAAAAGMAVSPEVARVILQAPGGMELRERNPTGFAEAMLAHELAAFEESVRENTPVLFDRGFPDIAGFLDLEGLPVPRELERICRDLRYEGPIFRAAPWRAIYAQDAERIQDWDQAVASDAAISAAWRRYGYSPIDLPFVSVEDRLRFVAGYLSADSGGGNG from the coding sequence ATGGCTGCCCGCCTTCCCTTCCGCTCGGTGGTTACCGGCGGACCGGGGGCGGGCAAGTCCACATTGCTCGATGCCGCCGCGGCAGCGGGCATGGCTGTTTCGCCAGAAGTCGCCCGGGTAATCCTTCAGGCACCGGGCGGCATGGAACTGCGTGAGCGCAATCCCACTGGTTTTGCCGAAGCGATGCTTGCCCATGAATTGGCGGCATTCGAAGAAAGTGTTCGTGAGAACACGCCTGTTCTATTCGATCGCGGCTTTCCCGACATCGCCGGTTTCCTCGACCTGGAAGGTCTGCCCGTCCCGCGTGAGCTTGAACGAATCTGTCGGGATCTGCGTTACGAGGGGCCGATCTTCAGGGCGGCGCCGTGGCGCGCAATCTATGCACAGGATGCGGAACGGATTCAGGACTGGGATCAGGCGGTTGCCAGCGATGCCGCGATCAGTGCGGCATGGCGCCGATATGGATACAGTCCTATCGATCTGCCGTTCGTATCCGTTGAGGATCGCCTGCGCTTCGTGGCAGGATACCTGTCGGCAGACTCAGGGGGCGGCAATGGATGA
- the rho gene encoding transcription termination factor Rho, which translates to MHLKELKKRTPAELVAMAEEYEVEGASTMRRQDLMFAILKEVAEDGEEILGVGTIEVLQDGFGFLRSPEANYLAGPDDIYVSPNQVRKWGLRTGDTVEGEIRAPKDGERYFALTKLTSVNFDHPDAVRHRTNFDNLTPLYPDERLVLDTVDPTVKDKSARVIDLIAPQGKGQRALIVAPPRTGKTVLLQNIAKAITDNHPEVFLIVLLVDERPEEVTDMQRSVKGEVISSTFDEPASRHVQVAEMVIEKAKRLVEHKKDVVILLDSITRLGRAYNTVVPSSGKVLTGGVDANALQRPKRFFGAARNIEEGGSLSIIATALIDTGSRMDEVIFEEFKGTGNSEIVLDRKVADKRIFPALDVGKSGTRKEELLVGKDQLSKMWVLRRILMQMGTVDAMEFLLDKMKDSKTNEDFFATMNQ; encoded by the coding sequence ATGCATCTGAAAGAACTCAAGAAGAGGACGCCGGCCGAACTGGTCGCCATGGCAGAAGAATATGAGGTCGAAGGCGCATCCACCATGCGCCGGCAGGATCTGATGTTCGCCATCCTCAAGGAAGTGGCCGAAGATGGCGAGGAAATCCTCGGCGTCGGCACGATTGAAGTGCTGCAGGATGGCTTCGGCTTCCTGCGCAGCCCCGAGGCGAATTATCTCGCCGGCCCCGACGATATTTACGTCTCGCCCAACCAGGTCCGCAAATGGGGCCTGCGCACCGGCGATACGGTGGAAGGAGAAATTCGCGCGCCCAAGGATGGCGAACGTTATTTCGCGCTGACCAAGCTCACCAGCGTCAATTTCGACCATCCCGATGCAGTGCGCCATCGCACGAATTTCGATAACCTCACACCGCTCTATCCCGACGAACGTCTGGTGCTCGACACTGTCGATCCCACGGTGAAGGACAAGTCGGCTCGCGTGATCGATCTCATCGCGCCGCAGGGCAAGGGCCAGCGCGCCCTGATCGTGGCGCCGCCGCGTACCGGTAAGACTGTGCTGCTGCAGAACATCGCCAAGGCGATCACCGATAATCACCCGGAAGTGTTCCTGATCGTCCTGCTGGTCGACGAACGTCCGGAAGAAGTGACCGACATGCAGCGTTCGGTGAAGGGCGAGGTGATTTCCTCCACCTTCGACGAACCCGCTTCTCGCCACGTGCAAGTTGCTGAAATGGTTATCGAAAAGGCCAAGCGCCTGGTCGAGCACAAGAAGGATGTCGTCATCCTGCTGGACTCGATTACCCGCCTCGGCCGTGCCTACAACACCGTGGTGCCCAGTTCCGGCAAGGTGCTGACCGGCGGTGTGGACGCCAACGCCCTGCAGCGGCCGAAGCGCTTCTTCGGCGCCGCGCGCAACATCGAGGAAGGCGGTTCGCTTTCCATTATCGCCACGGCGCTGATCGATACCGGCAGCCGCATGGACGAAGTGATCTTCGAAGAATTCAAGGGCACCGGTAACTCGGAAATCGTGCTCGACCGCAAGGTTGCGGACAAGCGCATCTTCCCGGCGCTGGATGTCGGCAAGAGCGGCACCCGCAAGGAAGAACTGCTGGTCGGCAAGGACCAGCTCAGCAAGATGTGGGTGCTGCGCCGTATCCTGATGCAGATGGGCACGGTGGACGCGATGGAATTCCTCCTCGACAAGATGAAGGATTCCAAGACCAACGAAGATTTCTTCGCGACGATGAACCAGTAA
- a CDS encoding CopD family protein, giving the protein MQEVLSMLYFWLKAGHIIFVIFWMAGLFMLPRYFVYHQECAPDSPENAVWIDRERKLLKIILLPSIVVVWVLGLLLAWQIGAFAQGWFHAKLLLVLILSGYHGWLSAYAKALARGERKLEGKKLRMLNEVPGIAAALIVVLVVIKPF; this is encoded by the coding sequence ATGCAGGAAGTGCTCTCCATGCTCTATTTCTGGCTCAAGGCCGGCCACATTATCTTCGTTATCTTCTGGATGGCCGGGCTGTTCATGCTGCCCCGCTATTTCGTGTACCATCAGGAATGCGCGCCGGATTCGCCTGAAAATGCAGTGTGGATCGATCGGGAACGCAAGCTGCTGAAGATCATCCTGCTGCCCTCGATCGTCGTGGTGTGGGTGTTGGGCCTGCTGCTGGCATGGCAGATCGGCGCCTTCGCGCAGGGCTGGTTCCATGCCAAGCTGCTGCTGGTGCTGATCCTGTCCGGCTATCATGGCTGGCTGTCGGCCTATGCCAAGGCCTTGGCCCGCGGGGAGCGCAAGCTTGAAGGCAAGAAGCTGCGCATGCTCAACGAAGTGCCTGGCATTGCCGCGGCGCTGATCGTGGTGCTGGTGGTGATCAAGCCCTTCTGA
- a CDS encoding ADP-ribosylglycohydrolase family protein — protein sequence MKHSSTIRLLLASATLTLAAPMPAMAADTAAAQPELRLSKAELEDKIYASWLGQLVGNIYGLPHENVHIDEPGPDAFPYGYDFLEIPYYQSHFGATRMTGVMDAFGGAFSDDDTDFEYIYLRLMEQAGAEPTYAQIRDAWIAHVDNWVWIANRQALAMMHQGFYPPETGAKDLNPEYFQIDPQLINEIWAITAPGMVDYAAQKSRWAAKISADAEGTEPTIAYGAMFSAAFHESDVAKLVDIGQAALPADSQFAKTIAFVKELKHRYPDDWKAARKEVAKAYYENSAHKSIWDANLNGACAILALLYGEGDFRRSLDLASAMGFDADNQAATVAGLLALAGGTKAIPEDLLYPIKGWTLPFNDRYLNRSRRDMPSVSIREMAQRTARLAEQQILDHGGQSEIVDGQIYYRVNQAASFTPPFEIMPSPPRTLIAGQDATIQLYAGGSTPASWTATDLPPGLAIDASGRIGGVPSAIGSFDSKVTVTSGGKSLSETVTLIVKGSNLAQSAVELLGPLDQAGIEPLRDGATMGGTSVESPKGPTRLESFGYRWDKPVDVGSMLVTTGKMGEYGGWFVSLSAEYLDADGNWIAIPGVRMVTEPVLVNDKHLRPQFASYLIEFPKIRTSAVRIKGLNGGEGDQRYISLSELAVFPQ from the coding sequence ATGAAGCATAGTTCGACCATCCGGCTCCTGCTGGCCTCTGCCACGCTCACACTCGCCGCGCCCATGCCCGCCATGGCTGCCGACACCGCAGCGGCACAGCCCGAACTGCGCCTTTCGAAAGCGGAGCTGGAAGACAAGATCTATGCATCCTGGCTCGGCCAGCTGGTCGGCAATATTTACGGCCTGCCGCATGAGAATGTGCATATCGATGAGCCGGGGCCGGATGCCTTCCCCTACGGCTACGACTTTCTCGAAATCCCCTATTACCAGTCCCACTTCGGCGCCACACGCATGACCGGAGTGATGGATGCCTTCGGCGGCGCATTCTCGGACGACGATACGGATTTCGAATATATCTATCTTCGCCTGATGGAGCAGGCCGGCGCCGAGCCGACCTATGCCCAGATCCGCGATGCCTGGATAGCCCATGTCGACAATTGGGTCTGGATCGCGAACCGTCAGGCACTCGCCATGATGCATCAGGGCTTCTATCCGCCGGAAACCGGCGCGAAGGATCTCAATCCCGAATATTTCCAGATCGATCCGCAGCTGATCAACGAAATCTGGGCAATCACTGCCCCCGGAATGGTCGATTACGCGGCACAAAAATCCCGCTGGGCAGCAAAAATCAGTGCCGATGCCGAAGGAACCGAACCGACGATTGCCTATGGCGCGATGTTCTCGGCCGCGTTCCATGAATCCGATGTCGCAAAGCTGGTGGATATCGGACAGGCCGCGCTTCCCGCCGATTCCCAGTTCGCGAAAACCATCGCTTTTGTGAAGGAACTCAAGCACCGCTATCCCGATGACTGGAAGGCGGCACGCAAGGAAGTTGCCAAGGCCTATTACGAAAACAGCGCCCATAAATCGATCTGGGATGCCAATCTCAATGGTGCCTGCGCTATCCTGGCGCTGCTCTATGGCGAAGGCGATTTCCGCCGCTCGCTCGACCTTGCCAGCGCCATGGGCTTCGATGCCGATAATCAGGCCGCCACGGTCGCCGGGCTTCTGGCCCTTGCCGGCGGCACCAAGGCAATTCCCGAGGATCTGCTCTATCCGATCAAGGGCTGGACGCTGCCGTTCAACGATCGCTATCTCAACCGTTCACGCCGCGACATGCCCAGCGTCTCGATCCGCGAGATGGCCCAGCGCACAGCCAGACTAGCCGAACAGCAGATTCTGGACCATGGTGGGCAAAGCGAGATTGTCGACGGGCAAATCTATTACCGGGTCAATCAGGCGGCGAGTTTTACCCCGCCCTTCGAGATCATGCCCAGCCCGCCCCGCACGCTGATTGCCGGACAGGATGCGACCATCCAGCTCTATGCCGGAGGCAGCACTCCCGCCAGCTGGACAGCAACCGATCTGCCTCCCGGCCTTGCCATCGATGCGTCGGGACGGATTGGCGGCGTGCCTTCCGCCATTGGCAGTTTTGACAGCAAGGTAACGGTGACGTCAGGCGGCAAAAGCCTGTCGGAAACCGTAACCCTCATCGTGAAAGGCTCCAACCTCGCCCAAAGCGCCGTCGAACTGCTCGGCCCGCTCGATCAGGCCGGAATTGAGCCTTTGCGCGATGGAGCAACGATGGGCGGCACCAGCGTTGAAAGCCCCAAGGGGCCAACGCGGCTGGAAAGCTTCGGCTATCGCTGGGACAAGCCGGTCGATGTCGGCAGCATGCTCGTCACCACCGGCAAGATGGGTGAATATGGCGGTTGGTTCGTATCGCTGAGCGCGGAATATCTCGACGCTGACGGCAACTGGATCGCCATTCCCGGTGTCCGTATGGTGACCGAACCGGTGCTGGTGAACGACAAGCATCTGCGCCCACAATTCGCCTCCTACCTCATCGAGTTTCCGAAAATCCGGACCAGTGCGGTGCGGATCAAGGGCCTCAATGGCGGCGAAGGCGATCAGCGCTACATCAGCCTCAGCGAGCTGGCCGTTTTCCCTCAATAG
- the hemE gene encoding uroporphyrinogen decarboxylase — MPGPLLKTLRGTNISRRPVWLMRQAGRYLPEYRALRAEKGGFLELVYDSDAAAEITIQPLRRFGFDGAILFSDILIVPYAMGQDLKFLAGEGPNLSPRLADVALESLQAVPERLSPIYETVAKVKAQLAPEVTMLGFAGSPWTVATYMVAGEGSRDQHVTREYAYRDPQAFQAIVDGIVAVTVEYLSGQVEAGAEALQLFDSWAGSLSPAQYERWVIAPNAAIASEMKRRHPDIPLIGFPKGSGEKLSAYARETGVDAIGVDETVDPLWAAKALPEGMPVQGNLDPLLLLSGGEELDRQARKVLDAFAGRPHVFNLGHGIGQTTPIANVERLLGVVRGWGS, encoded by the coding sequence ATGCCCGGCCCCCTTCTCAAAACGCTGCGTGGAACCAACATTTCCCGGCGCCCCGTCTGGCTCATGCGCCAGGCCGGCCGCTACCTTCCCGAATATCGCGCGCTGCGGGCGGAGAAGGGCGGTTTCCTCGAACTGGTCTATGATTCAGACGCCGCGGCCGAGATCACGATTCAACCCCTGCGCCGTTTCGGTTTTGACGGGGCAATCCTGTTTTCCGACATCCTCATCGTCCCCTATGCCATGGGGCAGGATCTGAAGTTCCTCGCCGGGGAAGGGCCGAACCTTTCCCCCCGGCTTGCCGATGTGGCTCTGGAGAGCCTTCAGGCGGTCCCTGAGCGCCTTTCTCCGATCTATGAGACCGTGGCTAAGGTTAAGGCCCAACTCGCGCCTGAGGTGACCATGCTGGGCTTTGCAGGCAGCCCTTGGACTGTGGCGACCTATATGGTCGCGGGCGAGGGCAGCCGGGACCAGCATGTCACTCGTGAATATGCCTATCGCGATCCGCAGGCTTTCCAGGCCATCGTGGACGGGATCGTTGCGGTGACGGTGGAATATCTCTCCGGCCAGGTCGAAGCAGGCGCGGAAGCGCTGCAATTGTTCGACAGCTGGGCAGGCAGCCTTTCACCCGCGCAATATGAGCGGTGGGTGATTGCCCCCAATGCCGCCATCGCCAGCGAGATGAAACGCCGCCATCCCGATATTCCGCTGATCGGCTTCCCAAAGGGATCGGGCGAGAAACTGTCCGCCTATGCGCGCGAGACGGGCGTGGATGCCATCGGGGTGGACGAGACCGTCGATCCGCTCTGGGCGGCAAAGGCATTGCCGGAAGGCATGCCGGTACAGGGCAATCTCGATCCCTTGCTGCTGCTTTCCGGCGGTGAAGAACTCGACCGTCAGGCGCGTAAGGTGCTGGACGCCTTTGCCGGGCGCCCTCACGTGTTCAATCTGGGCCATGGGATCGGCCAGACCACGCCCATCGCCAATGTCGAACGGCTGTTGGGCGTGGTGCGCGGCTGGGGCAGTTGA
- a CDS encoding pyruvate, water dikinase regulatory protein, with translation MTRLHLHLLSDSTGETLENIAKAALAQFEGIEIVRHFWPMVRSQQHLERILGELSANSGLVLFTLVNPDTRKRLEEHCRAVGLPMVAALDAVTEALEHQLGQAAVGRPGRQHMMDEAYFARVNAIHYTIAHDDGVLWEEWEEADIVLAGVSRTSKTPTSIYLANRGYKVANIPLVVESPPPPSLFGLRHPLVVGLTTAPKRLIEIRRNRLLSLNEGTETAYVSEERVEKEVAFARRMFADNGWPVIDVTRRSIEETAAAIIRLYNERKTASHEGGAKPI, from the coding sequence ATGACCCGGCTTCACCTGCATCTTCTATCGGATTCCACTGGCGAAACGCTGGAAAACATCGCAAAGGCGGCCCTCGCCCAGTTCGAAGGGATCGAGATCGTGCGCCATTTCTGGCCCATGGTCCGTTCCCAGCAGCATCTGGAGCGGATTCTGGGCGAATTGAGTGCCAATTCCGGCCTTGTGCTGTTCACTCTGGTCAATCCCGACACGCGCAAGAGGTTGGAAGAGCATTGCCGGGCCGTGGGCCTGCCGATGGTTGCCGCGCTCGATGCCGTTACCGAAGCACTGGAGCATCAGCTCGGTCAGGCCGCCGTCGGCAGGCCCGGCCGCCAGCACATGATGGACGAGGCCTATTTCGCCCGCGTCAACGCGATCCACTACACCATTGCCCATGACGACGGCGTGCTGTGGGAGGAATGGGAAGAGGCGGACATCGTGCTGGCGGGCGTTTCGCGCACATCCAAGACGCCGACCAGCATCTATCTTGCCAATCGCGGCTACAAGGTCGCCAATATCCCGCTGGTGGTGGAAAGCCCGCCGCCGCCTTCTCTTTTCGGCCTGCGGCACCCGCTGGTGGTGGGGCTGACGACTGCGCCCAAGCGCCTGATCGAGATCCGCCGCAACCGCCTGCTGTCCCTCAATGAGGGGACGGAGACCGCCTATGTCTCGGAAGAGCGCGTGGAAAAGGAAGTGGCCTTTGCGCGGCGCATGTTCGCCGATAATGGCTGGCCGGTGATCGACGTTACCAGGCGTTCGATCGAGGAAACCGCCGCGGCGATCATCCGCCTGTATAATGAACGCAAGACGGCCAGCCATGAAGGCGGCGCAAAGCCGATATGA
- a CDS encoding Maf family protein: MIILASQSGSRKAMLAAAGVAFDARPAHLDERALEEKLGDARPQEVALALAEAKALAVSREMPGRLVLGSDSLVAVIGQRFDKPASREDAADHLRFFSGKPMHLHSAAALARDGRMVWSAADDAVLHVRELSESFIEHYLAAEWPEVAGCVGVFRIEAMGVQLFERIEGDQFTVLGMPLLPVLGALRAEGELEA; encoded by the coding sequence ATGATTATCCTCGCTTCCCAGAGCGGCTCGCGCAAGGCGATGCTCGCTGCCGCAGGTGTCGCCTTCGATGCTCGTCCTGCCCATCTCGATGAACGGGCTTTGGAGGAAAAGCTCGGCGATGCGCGTCCGCAGGAGGTCGCGCTTGCACTGGCCGAGGCCAAGGCACTTGCCGTTTCGCGCGAGATGCCCGGGCGGCTTGTGCTGGGCAGCGATTCCCTCGTGGCCGTGATCGGCCAGCGTTTTGACAAGCCGGCCAGCCGGGAAGATGCGGCGGATCATCTGCGCTTCTTCTCGGGCAAGCCGATGCATTTGCACAGTGCCGCCGCCCTCGCCCGAGACGGCAGGATGGTGTGGAGCGCGGCGGACGATGCCGTGCTGCATGTCCGCGAATTATCCGAAAGCTTCATCGAGCATTATCTTGCGGCCGAATGGCCCGAAGTGGCGGGCTGCGTGGGCGTATTCCGGATCGAGGCCATGGGCGTGCAATTGTTTGAACGTATCGAAGGGGATCAGTTCACTGTGCTGGGCATGCCATTATTGCCGGTTCTGGGCGCATTGCGCGCCGAAGGGGAGCTTGAGGCGTGA
- a CDS encoding shikimate dehydrogenase — translation MTRPYAEVIGDPIVQSKSPAIHGYWIAGLGLDAEYRAAHVTSSGLEDYLASRRADADWRGCNVTMPHKQAVIPLLDRLDPLAAKIGAVNTIIREKDGSLTGYNTDAGGFLEPLRPILAREHLFRMARVLGTGGAARAIIAALAQEHVVIVLAGRDPAKARALLDELDPQGEHHVAPLAHFAEPTDFEFDDRAGCFDLVVNASPLGMAGQPPLEFDFSHVPPGSVVYDIVTHPVDTPLLQAARAAGFRTVDGLSMLIGQAAEAFEKFFGVAPLRQDGDTELRKRLTGA, via the coding sequence GTGACCAGGCCCTATGCCGAAGTGATCGGCGATCCGATCGTCCAGTCCAAATCCCCAGCGATCCATGGCTACTGGATTGCCGGCCTCGGCCTCGATGCCGAATATCGCGCGGCCCATGTGACCTCCAGCGGGCTTGAGGATTACCTTGCCTCGCGCCGCGCCGATGCGGACTGGCGTGGCTGTAACGTCACCATGCCGCACAAGCAGGCGGTGATCCCCCTGCTCGATCGGCTCGATCCGCTGGCGGCGAAAATCGGCGCGGTGAATACGATCATTCGCGAGAAGGATGGCTCGCTCACCGGATACAATACCGATGCGGGCGGCTTTCTGGAGCCTTTGCGGCCGATCCTTGCGCGGGAGCATCTGTTCCGCATGGCTCGCGTGCTCGGCACCGGAGGTGCGGCACGGGCGATCATCGCGGCGCTGGCGCAGGAACATGTGGTGATCGTGCTGGCGGGCCGCGATCCGGCAAAGGCACGCGCCTTGCTCGACGAGCTTGATCCGCAGGGCGAACATCACGTTGCCCCCCTCGCCCATTTTGCCGAACCGACCGATTTCGAGTTCGACGACCGGGCAGGCTGTTTCGACCTGGTAGTGAATGCCAGCCCGCTGGGCATGGCCGGCCAGCCTCCGCTGGAATTCGATTTCAGCCATGTGCCGCCCGGCAGCGTGGTCTATGATATCGTGACGCATCCGGTGGATACGCCGCTGCTTCAGGCGGCCCGCGCGGCCGGGTTCCGCACGGTGGACGGGCTTTCCATGTTGATCGGCCAGGCGGCCGAGGCGTTCGAGAAGTTCTTCGGTGTCGCTCCACTGAGGCAGGATGGCGATACGGAGTTGCGCAAGCGGCTGACCGGGGCCTGA
- the coaE gene encoding dephospho-CoA kinase (Dephospho-CoA kinase (CoaE) performs the final step in coenzyme A biosynthesis.), producing MSHPFILGLTGSIGMGKSTVAQMFAELGVPVFDADASVHRLQGPDGRLLAEIEKAFPGTTGPAGVDRAALGAQVFGDDAAMARLEAIIHPAVAAEREAFLIEHAGQKLIVFDIPLLFEKGTQDRVDAVAVVSADAETQRRRVLGRPGMSVEKFAAILERQMPDAEKRARADFIIDTGCPIEETREAVRSLVENLTKPR from the coding sequence GTGAGCCATCCCTTCATTCTCGGCCTCACCGGCTCGATCGGGATGGGCAAATCCACTGTCGCGCAGATGTTCGCCGAACTTGGCGTGCCGGTGTTCGATGCCGATGCATCGGTGCATCGCCTGCAAGGTCCGGATGGCCGGTTGCTGGCCGAGATTGAAAAGGCATTTCCGGGCACGACCGGCCCTGCCGGTGTCGATCGTGCTGCCCTTGGTGCGCAGGTGTTCGGTGACGATGCGGCGATGGCCCGGCTCGAGGCAATCATCCACCCCGCCGTGGCGGCAGAGCGGGAGGCGTTCCTGATCGAACATGCCGGGCAAAAGCTGATCGTCTTCGACATCCCGCTGCTGTTCGAAAAAGGCACGCAGGATCGGGTGGACGCAGTGGCGGTCGTATCTGCCGATGCAGAGACCCAGCGGCGCCGGGTTCTTGGCCGCCCCGGCATGAGCGTGGAGAAATTCGCGGCGATCCTCGAACGGCAGATGCCCGATGCGGAAAAGCGCGCGCGGGCCGATTTCATAATCGATACGGGCTGCCCGATTGAGGAAACGCGCGAGGCTGTTCGCAGCCTGGTCGAGAATCTGACAAAGCCCCGCTGA
- the dnaQ gene encoding DNA polymerase III subunit epsilon has protein sequence MREIVFDTETTGFDPAKGDRLVEMGCIELVNRVATGRSFHAYYNPDRSMPAEAEAVHGLSDAFLADKPRFHESAEELLEFLGDSPLVAHNATFDFGFLNAELAMCGMEPVSMDRMVDTLAIAKRRHPGAKLSLDALCSRYGVDRSHRTFHGALLDAELLAQVYVELTGGRQIGLELAATVTETTVIEFRRSPAKKREFRAPRPHDASEEELARHKEFLTTIASPLWDT, from the coding sequence ATGAGAGAGATCGTCTTCGACACCGAAACCACCGGTTTCGATCCCGCGAAAGGGGATCGGCTGGTGGAAATGGGGTGCATCGAACTCGTGAACCGGGTTGCAACCGGCCGCTCATTCCACGCCTATTACAATCCCGATCGTTCGATGCCCGCCGAAGCGGAAGCCGTGCACGGCCTCTCCGATGCCTTCCTGGCGGACAAGCCGCGTTTCCATGAAAGCGCGGAAGAACTGCTCGAATTCCTCGGCGATTCCCCGCTGGTGGCGCACAATGCCACGTTCGACTTTGGCTTCCTCAATGCCGAACTCGCCATGTGCGGGATGGAGCCGGTCAGCATGGACCGGATGGTGGATACGCTGGCCATCGCCAAGCGGCGCCATCCGGGCGCCAAGCTCTCGCTGGATGCCCTGTGCTCCCGTTATGGGGTCGACCGCAGCCACCGTACATTCCACGGGGCGCTGCTCGATGCCGAACTGCTGGCGCAGGTCTATGTCGAACTCACCGGCGGGCGGCAGATTGGCCTCGAACTGGCGGCCACCGTCACCGAAACAACCGTAATCGAATTCAGACGCAGCCCGGCGAAGAAGCGCGAATTTCGTGCCCCTCGCCCTCACGATGCGAGTGAGGAGGAACTCGCGCGGCACAAGGAGTTTTTGACAACGATCGCATCCCCGCTCTGGGACACTTGA
- the raiA gene encoding ribosome-associated translation inhibitor RaiA, translated as MDIRVSGHQIDTGSALQEHAADRLNSIIDKYFSRALSSHVTFGKAPTSAYTSDIVMHVMHGLILKAHGEAHDVHIAFDQAAEKIDKQLRRYKRRLKDRHEQVAFAAYEEDAAYTVFAPLAEEAEEVVESDAPLVIAETRVDIPEASVSDAVMMLDLRHTNALFFKNAGTGRHNMVYRRHDGSIGWVEPS; from the coding sequence ATGGATATTCGCGTGTCCGGCCACCAGATCGACACCGGCAGTGCTCTGCAGGAGCATGCTGCCGACCGGCTCAATTCGATCATCGACAAATATTTCAGCCGCGCGCTTTCCTCACACGTCACATTCGGCAAGGCGCCGACCAGCGCCTATACCAGTGACATCGTGATGCATGTGATGCACGGCCTGATCCTGAAGGCCCATGGCGAAGCGCATGACGTTCACATCGCGTTCGACCAGGCTGCCGAAAAGATCGACAAGCAGCTTCGCCGCTACAAGCGCCGATTGAAGGACCGGCATGAGCAGGTCGCCTTCGCCGCGTACGAGGAAGATGCTGCCTATACCGTCTTTGCCCCCCTCGCCGAAGAGGCGGAGGAAGTGGTGGAGAGCGATGCGCCGCTGGTGATCGCCGAAACCCGGGTGGACATCCCCGAGGCCAGCGTATCCGACGCTGTGATGATGCTGGATCTCAGGCACACCAACGCCCTGTTCTTCAAAAATGCTGGCACCGGGCGTCATAATATGGTCTACCGCCGCCACGACGGCTCGATCGGCTGGGTCGAACCGTCCTGA